The following are encoded together in the Lathyrus oleraceus cultivar Zhongwan6 chromosome 3, CAAS_Psat_ZW6_1.0, whole genome shotgun sequence genome:
- the LOC127129297 gene encoding serine carboxypeptidase-like 20 — translation MSNLYLILLHIFLIFVLTHSAPKGSLITNVPGFNGSLPSKHYGGYVTIDKSHGKNLYYYFVQSEGNPSKDPIVLWLNGGPGCSSFDGFVYEHGPFNFDKPVNGSLPKLHLNPYSWSKVSNIIYLDSPVGVGFSYSKNTSQYETGDEKTATDSHTFLLKWFELYPEFLANPLFLAGESYAGVYVPTLAHKVVQGIEAGIKPKLNFKGYLIGNPVADEIFDGNALVPFAHGMGLISDQILKNITKACNGTFYTTNSSDCNHWLSNLDDIVDGLNIYNILEPCYHEDNEEIHENKSKLPLSFRQLGKTEKSLAVRKRMFGRAWPYRANLRDGIVPSWPEITSNSLSAPACVNDEVARNWLNNLEVRKAIHTAEESVVRRWELCTFQLEYDHDLGSMIPYHKNLTSKGYSALIFSGDHDMCVPFTGTQAWTRSLGYKIVDEWRPWLINDQVAGFIQGYANNLTFLTIKGAGHTVPEYKPEEALYFYKHFLDGTPI, via the exons ATGAGTAACTTgtacttgatcttgcttcacatTTTCCTAATCTTTGTGTTGACACATTCAGCACCTAAAGGATCTCTTATAACCAATGTTCCAGGCTTCAATGGATCTCTACCTTCAAAGCACTATGGAGGGTATGTGACAATAGATAAAAGTCACGGTAAGAACTTGTATTACTATTTTGTTCAATCAGAAGGTAATCCATCAAAGGATCCAATTGTTCTATGGCTGAATGGTGGACCAGGATGTTCTAGTTTTGATGGTTTTGTATATGAACATG GTCCTTTTAATTTTGACAAACCTGTCAATGGATCCTTGCCTAAGTTGCATCTTAATCCATACAGTTGGTCAAAG GTTTCCAACATTATATATTTGGACTCACCGGTTGGAGTAGGATTTTCGTATTCGAAAAATACATCTCAGTATGAAACTGGAGATGAAAAGACTGCCACTGATTCACATACTTTTCTCCTCAAA TGGTTTGAATTATATCCTGAGTTTCTTGCAAACCCCTTATTCCTTGCTGGAGAATCTTATGCTGGAGTTTATGTGCCTACTCTTGCTCATAAAGTAGTACAAG GAATTGAAGCTGGTATCAAACCTAAACTGAATTTCAAG GGTTATTTGATTGGAAATCCAGTTGCTGATGAAATATTTGACGGCAATGCTCTTGTTCCTTTTGCACACGGAATGGGTCTTATCTCTGATCAAATACTCAAG AACATAACAAAAGCATGCAACGGGACTTTCTACACAACAAACTCTAGTGACTGTAACCATTGGTTGTCGAACCTTGATGAT ATCGTTGATGGCTTAAACATATATAACATACTAGAGCCATGTTATCATGAGGATAATGAGGAGATTCACGAAAACAAATCTAAGTTGCCATTAAGCTTTAGGCAATTGGGAAAAACTGAAAAATCTCTAGCGGTAAGAAAAAGAATGTTTGGTCGTGCATGGCCCTATAGAGCTAATTTGAGAGATGGAATTGTTCCAAGTTGGCCAGAAATTACAAGCAATAGTCTCAGTGCTCCGGCTTGCGTT AACGACGAGGTTGCCAGGAATTGGTTGAACAATCTAGAGGTCAGGAAAGCCATTCACACCGCGGAG GAAAGTGTAGTTAGGAGATGGGAGTTATGTACATTCCAGCTTGAATACGATCATGATCTAGGGAGTATGATTCCTTACCACAAGAATCTTACTTCCAAAGGATACTCAGCATTGATATTTAG TGGTGATCATGATATGTGTGTCCCATTCACCGGAACTCAAGCATGGACAAGATCACTTGGATATAAGATTGTTGATGAATGGAGACCATGGTTAATCAATGATCAAGTTGCAGG GTTTATACAAGGATATGCCAACAATCTCACATTTCTGACTATAAAG GGAGCTGGACATACTGTTCCAGAATATAAACCTGAGGAGGCATTGTACTTTTACAAACATTTTTTGGATGGAACTCCTATATAA